From the genome of Bordetella sp. H567, one region includes:
- a CDS encoding SDR family NAD(P)-dependent oxidoreductase yields MIPVPGIFINGVIIGISDIAAMPSRSVRVAPYRNFNGKNVATEIKAGLAVVTGASSGIGALYAEGLAARGHDLLLVARRVDRLEQQAERIRKASGRNVETLALDLAQPADLMVLEDRISSDEGVAVLVNNAGVGGLGLLAQSAPKDIGSLLALNIVALTRLTRAVLPGMLSRANGAIVNVASIQAWLPRPNNAAYGGSKVYVLQFTESLQQEVEGRGVFVQALVPGATATDFRSATGIDIKTLPVHVVMSGEDFVRAALTGLDKREPICIPSLPDVTSWETFTAARRNLGQACLTNSPAARYSA; encoded by the coding sequence ATGATCCCCGTTCCGGGCATTTTCATCAATGGCGTAATTATTGGCATATCCGACATTGCAGCCATGCCATCGAGGTCGGTACGCGTTGCTCCTTACAGAAATTTCAATGGAAAGAATGTGGCGACGGAAATCAAAGCTGGTCTGGCTGTTGTAACGGGAGCGTCTTCGGGTATCGGCGCGCTCTATGCCGAGGGCCTTGCCGCGCGAGGACATGATTTGCTGCTGGTCGCGCGCCGCGTCGACCGTCTGGAGCAACAGGCCGAGCGCATCCGCAAGGCTTCCGGCCGCAATGTCGAGACCTTGGCGCTCGACCTTGCACAACCGGCCGACCTCATGGTGCTGGAAGATCGCATCAGCAGCGATGAGGGGGTCGCCGTCCTGGTGAACAACGCCGGTGTCGGCGGGCTTGGTTTGCTGGCGCAGTCAGCGCCGAAGGACATAGGAAGCCTGCTCGCGCTCAACATCGTCGCGCTGACCCGCCTGACCCGGGCTGTACTGCCGGGGATGCTCAGCCGGGCAAATGGGGCGATCGTGAACGTCGCTTCCATTCAGGCTTGGTTGCCCAGGCCCAACAACGCGGCCTATGGCGGCAGCAAGGTCTACGTCCTGCAATTCACGGAAAGCCTGCAACAGGAAGTCGAAGGCCGCGGCGTCTTCGTCCAAGCGCTCGTGCCAGGAGCGACGGCCACGGATTTCCGGTCGGCCACGGGGATCGACATCAAGACTCTACCGGTACACGTCGTCATGAGCGGCGAGGATTTCGTCAGGGCAGCGCTGACGGGCCTCGACAAGCGGGAACCCATCTGCATTCCGAGCCTGCCGGACGTAACCTCTTGGGAGACGTTCACGGCCGCCCGGCGCAACCTCGGGCAAGCCTGCCTGACGAACAGCCCCGCTGCCCGCTACTCGGCGTGA
- a CDS encoding pirin family protein — protein MDDTATLEKISDAGHLSDRLGMIVTGVPHKIGTGFLARHFSEEMFGGSMDPLLMVDHFVMTEPTFEPHLHAGISAVTALFEDSEGAFLNRDTLGHKLAIKAGDLYWLAAASGAAHEEFPEKGGRTHALQIFVNLPALLKAKPARAFHVPAQDVPILKEDGYRVRVVLGRSGDATGAEGAPVEVTMLDGFLEKNGRFAHTLARDRQAWIYAVSGRLTIRVQNEERVLDAGTATTVKAGPQTDIVLLSGEPSHFVLLAGKPIKETFVKHGPLVMSTAEDVRRTLLSYQAGKFGDIPR, from the coding sequence ATGGACGATACCGCGACGTTGGAAAAAATAAGCGACGCCGGCCATCTTTCCGACAGACTCGGAATGATCGTGACCGGCGTCCCCCACAAAATCGGCACGGGATTCCTCGCGCGCCATTTCTCGGAAGAGATGTTCGGCGGCAGCATGGATCCGCTCCTGATGGTGGATCACTTCGTGATGACGGAGCCGACGTTCGAGCCGCATCTTCATGCCGGCATCTCGGCCGTCACGGCGCTGTTCGAGGACTCCGAAGGTGCGTTCCTGAACCGGGATACGCTGGGCCACAAGCTCGCGATAAAGGCGGGAGACCTGTACTGGCTGGCTGCGGCCAGCGGCGCGGCGCATGAAGAATTCCCGGAAAAGGGCGGGCGGACACATGCGCTGCAGATCTTCGTCAACCTGCCAGCCTTGCTCAAGGCCAAGCCGGCACGCGCGTTTCACGTACCGGCGCAAGACGTGCCGATCCTGAAGGAAGATGGGTATCGCGTGCGGGTCGTGCTAGGGCGCAGCGGCGACGCGACGGGCGCGGAAGGCGCGCCTGTGGAAGTGACGATGCTCGATGGATTTCTAGAGAAAAACGGCCGCTTTGCGCATACGCTGGCCCGCGATCGGCAGGCGTGGATCTATGCGGTCTCCGGCAGGTTGACGATCCGCGTCCAGAATGAAGAACGCGTGCTGGATGCGGGCACTGCCACCACCGTCAAAGCCGGACCGCAGACGGATATCGTGCTGCTGTCCGGCGAGCCTTCGCACTTCGTGCTGCTGGCCGGCAAGCCAATTAAAGAAACGTTCGTCAAGCACGGGCCTTTGGTGATGTCCACAGCGGAAGATGTCCGTCGCACCCTTCTCAGCTATCAGGCCGGAAAGTTTGGCGATATTCCCCGCTAG
- a CDS encoding GlxA family transcriptional regulator → MLTIGLVVYPGFQALGLAIGSVFEYANLHGDGPTYEVVLTSETGGLVRSSLGFIVDTCALGTRPFDTLVVIGDNDIAPPTQTLLSYLREASGRVRRIASTCTGAFVLAEAGLLDGRAATTHWHYADRMKRAYPTTEVEEDRIFTNDGHIWTSAGMSAGIDLALALVEKDLGPEITKLIARKLVLYHRRGGGQSQFSALVEMNAKSDRIQKALTYARENLRADLTVEALANVANMSARQFSRVFRDETGQSPAKAIERLRVEAARVMLETTNHPVEVVAREAGFGDRERMRLSFIRSFGQPPQAIQRSSVKEHIDAAHTSREFPN, encoded by the coding sequence ATGCTGACCATCGGGCTCGTGGTCTATCCCGGCTTTCAGGCGCTCGGCCTGGCGATAGGTTCGGTGTTTGAGTACGCCAACCTCCATGGCGACGGCCCGACTTACGAGGTTGTCTTGACCTCGGAAACAGGTGGCCTTGTGCGATCGTCGTTGGGTTTCATCGTCGACACTTGCGCGCTCGGAACGCGGCCCTTCGACACCCTTGTCGTTATCGGGGACAACGATATAGCGCCGCCGACACAGACCTTGCTAAGTTATCTACGCGAGGCGTCCGGCAGGGTCAGGCGCATCGCATCCACATGTACGGGCGCTTTCGTCCTGGCAGAGGCGGGATTGCTGGATGGCAGGGCCGCGACGACCCACTGGCATTACGCCGACAGAATGAAGCGGGCCTACCCCACGACAGAGGTTGAGGAAGATCGAATTTTCACCAACGACGGCCATATCTGGACCTCTGCCGGAATGAGCGCCGGGATCGACCTTGCTCTAGCCCTTGTCGAAAAAGACCTCGGGCCGGAGATTACAAAGCTGATCGCAAGGAAGCTGGTGCTCTATCACCGCCGAGGCGGTGGGCAGTCGCAGTTTTCCGCTCTCGTTGAAATGAATGCCAAGTCCGACCGCATCCAAAAGGCTCTGACCTATGCGCGGGAGAACTTGCGGGCCGATTTAACCGTTGAGGCATTGGCGAATGTCGCGAATATGAGCGCGCGTCAGTTCAGCCGAGTATTTCGCGACGAGACAGGTCAATCGCCGGCGAAGGCGATCGAGCGTCTTCGCGTGGAGGCCGCTCGCGTCATGCTGGAAACCACCAATCATCCAGTTGAAGTGGTTGCGAGAGAAGCGGGGTTCGGCGATCGCGAGCGGATGCGCCTGTCCTTCATCCGTTCGTTTGGTCAGCCACCACAAGCCATCCAAAGGTCATCCGTGAAGGAACACATTGACGCGGCGCATACGTCTCGCGAATTTCCAAACTGA
- a CDS encoding GMC family oxidoreductase: MPSERPAATSYDVIIVGGGSAGAVLANRLSEDPARRVLLVEAGPAYAPNDYPDVIANANRVGGDSTHDWGYHTQDHVGLGHDVNAIRGKVLGGSSGVNAAVAMRARAADFARWTARGIEGWSFEEVLPVFKALENTPTGDNAWHGRTGPFPIRQTTLEENTPSMQAFVRAAEAVGLSRVDDFNGAEQHGVSPYPLNVVAGRRINTGMAYLNDEVRRRANLSILGGAEVDTVMFDGKRATAIRLLNRDTISAGQVVLSAGTFGSPAILMRSGIGPAEHLRDLGIPVVLDAPVGNRLKEHPFYYNIYALKREVNAMTPVAGAVLWTRSTEARPGELDLHVSGTHIFDPAQSPTGGAIVLACAVTLPNSAGSVRLASRDPRAMPLIRYNFFQDPGDLRRMMEAVRLSRRIGRTAPFSEMVEFEMTPGKNVEDDAAREKAVIAAVDGYAHPTSTVPMGGDRDPDAVVDANGKVRGVECLHVIDASIMPEIPSVATNLTTIMIAEAISRGFK, translated from the coding sequence ATGCCATCAGAGAGACCAGCAGCAACCTCATACGACGTCATCATCGTCGGCGGCGGGTCTGCCGGAGCGGTGCTCGCAAACCGGCTAAGCGAGGATCCGGCCAGGCGCGTGCTTCTAGTGGAAGCGGGACCGGCGTATGCGCCGAACGATTATCCGGACGTGATCGCCAACGCGAACCGCGTCGGTGGAGATTCGACCCATGACTGGGGTTACCACACGCAGGATCATGTCGGTCTCGGCCATGACGTGAATGCTATCCGCGGCAAGGTGCTTGGAGGTAGTTCCGGCGTGAACGCGGCGGTTGCCATGCGCGCCCGCGCTGCCGACTTTGCACGCTGGACCGCCCGCGGGATAGAAGGCTGGTCTTTCGAAGAGGTGCTACCGGTCTTCAAGGCTTTGGAAAATACGCCGACCGGAGACAATGCCTGGCACGGACGGACCGGCCCCTTTCCCATCCGCCAAACGACGCTGGAAGAAAACACGCCATCGATGCAGGCCTTCGTCCGCGCTGCCGAGGCGGTGGGACTGTCGCGTGTCGACGATTTCAACGGAGCGGAGCAGCATGGCGTCTCACCTTATCCGTTGAACGTGGTCGCCGGCCGGCGCATCAACACCGGCATGGCCTACCTGAACGACGAAGTACGCAGGCGCGCGAACCTGAGCATCCTCGGCGGCGCGGAAGTTGATACCGTCATGTTTGACGGAAAGCGGGCCACCGCCATTCGCTTGCTGAATCGCGACACGATCTCCGCCGGCCAGGTAGTTCTGTCCGCCGGGACGTTCGGCAGCCCTGCGATCCTGATGCGATCGGGGATCGGGCCGGCCGAGCATCTGCGGGATCTCGGCATTCCTGTCGTGCTGGATGCGCCGGTCGGCAACCGGCTGAAGGAGCATCCGTTCTACTACAACATCTATGCGCTGAAGCGGGAAGTCAACGCCATGACGCCGGTTGCGGGTGCCGTCCTGTGGACCAGATCGACCGAAGCGCGTCCTGGCGAACTCGACCTGCACGTGTCCGGCACGCATATCTTCGATCCTGCGCAGAGCCCTACCGGCGGAGCGATCGTGTTGGCCTGCGCGGTGACACTGCCCAATTCGGCCGGCTCGGTCCGTCTGGCCAGCCGAGATCCACGCGCCATGCCGCTGATTCGCTACAACTTTTTCCAGGACCCAGGCGATCTGCGCCGGATGATGGAAGCGGTTCGTCTATCGCGGCGGATCGGCCGGACCGCGCCGTTCAGCGAGATGGTCGAATTCGAGATGACGCCCGGCAAGAATGTCGAGGACGATGCGGCACGTGAGAAGGCGGTAATTGCCGCAGTGGACGGCTATGCGCATCCGACTTCGACGGTGCCGATGGGGGGCGACCGCGACCCGGATGCCGTCGTCGATGCGAACGGAAAGGTACGGGGCGTCGAATGCCTGCATGTCATCGACGCGTCGATCATGCCCGAGATTCCTTCGGTGGCGACAAATTTGACGACGATCATGATCGCCGAAGCAATCAGCCGCGGCTTTAAGTAA
- a CDS encoding SDR family NAD(P)-dependent oxidoreductase, translated as MRFQGKTALVTGAARGIGAAIARRLADEGADVYAVDRLSLDAPPAGPGRGKITAVHLDLAESSAPGALSRELAGRTLDILVNNAGIGGSKPLWDTTDEDWDRYMNVNLRSVFRLTRELLPAMVAGACIVNMSSIYGLVGRPAALAYSVTKAAVAQMTAQLAADLGPKGIRVNAIAPGVIETDLTRQRIHEDKWYQQFMCEAIALRRNGTPEDISGVAAFLCSDDARYMTGQVLVVDGGWLTSRYLAPIGDEAS; from the coding sequence ATGAGATTCCAAGGCAAGACAGCACTGGTGACCGGCGCCGCGCGCGGCATAGGCGCGGCGATCGCCAGGCGCCTGGCGGACGAAGGGGCTGACGTCTATGCGGTGGACCGGCTGTCTTTAGACGCGCCGCCTGCCGGGCCCGGGCGCGGGAAGATCACCGCGGTACATCTCGATCTTGCCGAATCGTCCGCTCCTGGCGCCTTGTCGCGGGAGCTCGCTGGCCGCACATTGGACATCCTGGTCAACAACGCTGGAATTGGCGGTTCCAAGCCGCTATGGGACACCACGGACGAGGACTGGGATCGCTACATGAACGTGAACCTGCGGTCTGTCTTTCGCCTGACTCGCGAACTGCTTCCCGCGATGGTGGCCGGCGCCTGCATCGTCAACATGAGTTCGATCTATGGCCTGGTCGGGCGCCCGGCCGCCTTGGCTTATTCCGTAACCAAGGCCGCGGTGGCCCAGATGACGGCGCAACTGGCGGCGGACCTGGGGCCGAAAGGGATACGCGTGAACGCGATCGCGCCCGGCGTCATCGAAACCGACCTGACGCGCCAGCGCATCCACGAGGACAAGTGGTACCAGCAGTTCATGTGCGAGGCGATCGCGCTGCGGCGCAATGGCACGCCGGAAGATATCTCGGGTGTCGCCGCCTTTCTCTGTTCGGACGATGCGCGTTATATGACCGGGCAGGTTCTGGTGGTCGATGGCGGCTGGCTTACCTCCCGATACCTGGCACCGATCGGGGATGAAGCCAGCTGA
- a CDS encoding M20/M25/M40 family metallo-hydrolase gives MMNIDEQILALPFDNESMLARLREWVECESPSYDGAAVERMMSLAARDMAALGARIEHIPGRQGFGGCVRARMPHAGDDDTPGILIAGHLDTVHAAGVLERLPWRREGGKCYGPGILDMKGGMFIALEALRQLRDAGIAPRLPVTVLFTSDEEIGSPSTRTLIEREAARHRYVLIPEPARADGGLVVGRYAIARFNLRATGTPSHAGSQLGQGRSAIRVMAEKIIELEGLTCADFTFSVGVINGGKWVNCVPMDCVAEALTMAKTHADLERAIAAARALNFEDANASFKVELSATRPVWETRQGTLDMYELASEQAQQLGFSLSPHVSGGGSDGNFIGALGIPVLDGLGLRGSGMHTLHEHIEESSLVERGRLMAGLIARLG, from the coding sequence ATGATGAATATCGACGAGCAGATCCTGGCGCTTCCTTTTGACAACGAATCCATGCTCGCTCGCCTGCGAGAATGGGTCGAGTGCGAAAGCCCGAGTTACGACGGCGCGGCGGTGGAGCGCATGATGTCGCTGGCGGCGCGCGACATGGCCGCATTGGGCGCCCGGATCGAGCACATTCCGGGCCGGCAGGGCTTCGGCGGTTGCGTTCGCGCTCGAATGCCGCATGCCGGCGACGATGACACGCCGGGTATCCTCATCGCGGGCCACCTGGATACCGTTCATGCGGCCGGCGTCCTCGAGCGCCTGCCTTGGCGCCGCGAGGGCGGCAAGTGCTACGGGCCTGGCATCCTGGACATGAAGGGCGGGATGTTCATCGCGCTGGAGGCGTTGCGGCAGTTGCGCGATGCCGGCATCGCGCCGCGCTTGCCCGTCACCGTCCTGTTCACCAGTGACGAGGAAATCGGCAGTCCCAGCACGCGCACGCTGATCGAGCGGGAGGCGGCGCGCCACCGCTATGTGCTGATTCCCGAACCGGCGCGGGCCGACGGCGGACTGGTGGTGGGCCGGTATGCGATAGCGCGATTCAATTTGCGCGCCACCGGTACCCCGAGCCACGCGGGCAGCCAGCTGGGCCAGGGCCGCTCCGCCATCCGGGTGATGGCCGAGAAGATCATCGAGCTCGAGGGGCTGACCTGCGCGGACTTCACCTTCAGCGTCGGCGTGATCAACGGAGGAAAGTGGGTCAACTGCGTACCCATGGACTGCGTCGCGGAGGCCTTGACCATGGCCAAGACCCATGCGGATCTGGAGCGCGCGATTGCGGCGGCGCGGGCACTGAACTTCGAGGACGCGAATGCGAGCTTCAAAGTGGAACTCAGTGCCACCCGTCCGGTCTGGGAAACCCGGCAGGGCACACTGGACATGTACGAGCTTGCCAGTGAGCAGGCGCAACAGCTGGGATTCTCGCTGAGTCCCCATGTGTCCGGCGGGGGATCCGACGGCAACTTCATCGGGGCGCTGGGTATACCGGTCCTTGACGGCCTGGGACTGCGTGGCAGCGGCATGCACACCTTGCACGAGCATATCGAGGAAAGCAGTCTTGTCGAGCGCGGGCGCTTGATGGCGGGCCTTATTGCCCGACTGGGCTGA
- a CDS encoding nitroreductase family protein, whose translation MNNAFLEALKRRRTQYALGRNLPTPPETVTALVREAIKHAPSSFNSQSSRAVILFGEQSVKLWDIAKDALRKLVPADVFVNTEKKLNSFAAGAGTVLFFEDQAVVKAMQERFALYADNFPVWSEQSGGMAQLSVWSTLANAGIGASLQHYNPIIDEAVAAQWGLPASWKLRAQMPFGSNEGAFPDKAFMDDEERVRVFR comes from the coding sequence ATGAATAATGCCTTCCTTGAAGCCCTGAAGCGCCGCCGCACGCAATACGCGTTGGGGAGAAATCTTCCGACGCCCCCCGAAACCGTTACGGCCCTTGTCCGGGAAGCGATCAAGCACGCGCCTTCGTCCTTCAACTCGCAGAGCTCGCGCGCCGTCATCCTGTTCGGCGAACAGAGCGTAAAGTTGTGGGACATCGCCAAGGATGCCTTGCGCAAGTTGGTCCCGGCCGACGTCTTCGTGAACACGGAAAAGAAACTCAACAGCTTCGCTGCGGGTGCCGGCACCGTGCTGTTCTTCGAAGACCAGGCCGTTGTCAAGGCGATGCAAGAGCGGTTCGCCCTGTACGCCGACAATTTCCCCGTGTGGTCGGAACAGTCCGGCGGAATGGCCCAGCTATCGGTCTGGTCGACCCTGGCCAACGCCGGCATCGGTGCCAGCCTGCAGCACTACAACCCGATCATCGATGAAGCTGTCGCCGCACAATGGGGCCTGCCCGCTAGTTGGAAGTTGCGCGCACAAATGCCTTTCGGGTCCAACGAAGGCGCCTTCCCCGATAAGGCCTTCATGGACGACGAGGAACGCGTCCGCGTCTTTCGCTGA
- a CDS encoding MBL fold metallo-hydrolase produces the protein MKTLHKYTISALGMLLAGLTTLPAAAQQETPYAKINAAAERDPITVKQLRGGVSALYGSGGNIGALVGKDGIFMVDAGIAVSEQKLLGAIHGLKSGKINYVVNTHWHWDHTDGNEWLHKNGATIIASPETANHLGQTIRVEEWGHTFTPVPKGARPTMLVSAEKNIKFDGDTAQIRPYMHSHTDGDLSVYFKKADVLFTGDTWWNGLYPFIDYAEGGDIDGMINAANENIEMTTEKTIVVAGHGPDGTRADLVAYRDMLVAIRDRVASLKKQGMTVDQVIAAKPSEQFDAKWGNNVINPALFVRLVYRGV, from the coding sequence ATGAAAACGCTACATAAGTACACGATCTCGGCGTTAGGCATGCTACTGGCAGGGCTGACCACACTGCCGGCAGCGGCACAACAGGAAACGCCGTACGCCAAGATCAACGCCGCAGCGGAGAGAGATCCCATCACCGTCAAGCAACTAAGGGGTGGCGTGAGCGCCCTGTATGGTTCGGGCGGCAATATCGGAGCCTTGGTCGGGAAAGACGGCATCTTCATGGTGGATGCGGGGATAGCGGTTTCTGAGCAGAAGTTGCTGGGTGCCATCCATGGCCTGAAGTCCGGCAAAATCAATTACGTGGTCAATACACACTGGCACTGGGATCACACGGACGGGAACGAGTGGCTTCACAAGAACGGCGCCACAATCATCGCTAGCCCGGAAACTGCCAATCACCTTGGCCAGACCATACGCGTAGAGGAATGGGGACATACGTTCACACCCGTCCCCAAGGGCGCGAGGCCTACCATGCTCGTTTCCGCTGAAAAGAACATAAAGTTCGACGGGGATACGGCCCAGATCCGGCCCTACATGCATTCGCATACCGACGGCGATCTTTCGGTCTATTTCAAAAAGGCGGACGTGCTCTTTACCGGGGATACCTGGTGGAATGGCTTGTATCCCTTTATCGACTATGCCGAGGGCGGAGACATCGACGGGATGATCAATGCCGCGAATGAAAACATCGAAATGACAACGGAGAAAACGATCGTCGTTGCGGGGCACGGACCGGACGGTACACGCGCCGACCTTGTCGCCTATCGCGACATGCTCGTAGCGATTCGAGACCGAGTCGCATCGCTAAAAAAGCAGGGAATGACGGTGGACCAAGTGATCGCCGCGAAGCCTTCCGAGCAGTTCGATGCCAAGTGGGGCAACAACGTCATCAATCCGGCCTTGTTTGTACGGCTGGTGTATCGAGGCGTCTAG
- a CDS encoding LysR substrate-binding domain-containing protein: protein MLDLNDFFVFVHVVERGGFTAASRTLQIPKSTLSHRMQQLEAELGVRLLNRTSRRFGMTDAGEEFYRHAASMLRTAELAETSVRNRLAEPVGTVRCTAGAATMQFAMSHIIADFLTQYPKVNVVAHSADRAVDIVGENYDIAIRAHSDPLPDSNLVQRTLAPTPWLLFAGSGYIEAHGAPKTPEDLQGHPSLFMMRTGVPAAWRLRHASQVRDEIVVPLSPRLLCDDMVSLQQAAIQGLGLVALPSYICHQAVRSGVLQRVLPDWIAGDATITALLPYRKGLLPSVRVFLDHLAAEFPKTVLL from the coding sequence ATGCTCGATCTCAATGATTTCTTTGTTTTCGTGCATGTGGTGGAGCGCGGTGGGTTCACCGCAGCCAGCCGCACGCTGCAGATTCCAAAATCGACGCTCAGTCACCGCATGCAGCAGCTCGAAGCCGAGCTCGGCGTGCGGCTGTTGAATCGGACATCGCGTCGCTTCGGCATGACGGACGCCGGCGAGGAGTTCTACCGTCATGCGGCGTCCATGCTGCGCACGGCCGAGCTGGCGGAGACGTCGGTGCGGAACCGGCTGGCGGAACCTGTCGGCACGGTGCGCTGCACTGCCGGCGCGGCCACAATGCAGTTTGCAATGTCCCACATCATTGCGGATTTCCTGACGCAGTATCCGAAGGTCAATGTGGTCGCGCACTCAGCGGACCGGGCCGTCGATATCGTGGGAGAGAACTACGACATCGCCATCCGCGCGCACTCCGATCCCTTGCCCGACTCCAATCTCGTCCAAAGAACCCTCGCTCCAACGCCGTGGCTCCTGTTCGCGGGATCCGGCTATATCGAGGCGCACGGCGCACCGAAGACGCCGGAGGATCTGCAAGGTCATCCGTCGCTGTTCATGATGCGGACCGGCGTGCCTGCGGCGTGGCGGCTGCGCCACGCGAGCCAGGTGCGGGATGAGATCGTCGTTCCGCTGTCGCCGCGTCTGCTATGCGACGATATGGTCAGCTTGCAGCAGGCGGCAATCCAGGGCCTCGGCTTGGTAGCATTGCCAAGCTACATTTGCCACCAAGCCGTACGTTCCGGCGTGCTGCAACGCGTACTGCCGGACTGGATTGCCGGCGATGCGACCATCACGGCGCTGCTTCCCTACAGGAAGGGGCTACTCCCCTCGGTGCGCGTATTCCTGGATCACCTGGCGGCGGAGTTTCCAAAAACCGTCCTGCTATAG
- the tehA gene encoding dicarboxylate transporter/tellurite-resistance protein TehA, translating to MGMRKGMPMVPAGFFGMVLGLAGLGSTWRAAHQAWQLPAEIGEAFMMLAAVVWAVLLVLYVMKGFLAPEAVLEEIEHPVQCCFIGLVGVATMLIAGAATPYSRSLALTLFFSGGAFTLIFAIWRTGGLWRGDRELATTTPVLYLPTVAGSFVAGIVAGGLGFRDWGQYLFGMGLFSWLAVESILLNRMYNSPSMTSKLRPTLGIHLAPPVVGAVTLISVMPNVPAIFIHMMIGYGVLQCLVLLRLLPWILKEPFTASYWAFTFGATAIATASIRLLGLGDDGAVVMLAPILFLFANTVVGAAAIGTVWRLMQGRLLATPAVESAPGPAKAA from the coding sequence ATGGGAATGCGCAAGGGTATGCCAATGGTTCCTGCGGGGTTTTTCGGCATGGTGCTCGGCCTGGCCGGGCTGGGCAGCACTTGGCGTGCGGCGCATCAGGCCTGGCAGTTGCCGGCCGAGATTGGCGAAGCCTTCATGATGCTGGCCGCCGTTGTCTGGGCCGTGCTGCTGGTGCTCTACGTGATGAAGGGGTTCCTTGCGCCGGAAGCGGTGCTGGAAGAAATCGAGCACCCCGTACAGTGCTGTTTCATCGGCTTGGTCGGCGTGGCAACAATGTTGATCGCGGGTGCCGCCACGCCGTATTCGCGGTCCCTCGCACTCACGCTATTTTTCAGCGGCGGCGCGTTCACTCTGATCTTCGCAATTTGGCGCACCGGTGGTCTGTGGCGTGGCGATCGCGAATTGGCCACCACGACGCCAGTACTGTATCTGCCGACGGTGGCCGGCAGCTTCGTGGCAGGTATCGTCGCGGGTGGCCTGGGCTTTCGGGACTGGGGCCAGTATCTATTTGGCATGGGCCTTTTTTCCTGGCTTGCGGTGGAATCGATACTGCTTAATCGCATGTACAACTCGCCCAGCATGACCAGCAAGCTCCGCCCGACGCTGGGGATCCACCTGGCACCGCCGGTCGTCGGTGCCGTCACGCTTATAAGCGTGATGCCCAACGTGCCCGCCATTTTCATACACATGATGATCGGCTATGGCGTCCTGCAGTGCCTGGTGCTGCTGCGCCTGCTGCCATGGATCCTGAAAGAACCGTTCACCGCTTCCTACTGGGCCTTCACTTTCGGTGCGACCGCGATAGCAACGGCGTCGATCCGCCTGTTGGGATTGGGAGACGACGGCGCGGTGGTCATGCTGGCGCCCATCCTGTTCCTGTTCGCCAATACGGTCGTTGGTGCGGCGGCGATCGGTACAGTCTGGCGGTTGATGCAGGGGAGGCTGCTTGCCACGCCGGCGGTGGAAAGCGCGCCAGGACCCGCCAAGGCTGCTTGA
- a CDS encoding isochorismatase family protein produces MNHLTYEQLNADNTAVILVDHQVGLLTGVRDISTGELKHNVVALAKAAKALGLPIVVASTAAKSMWGPTFPELLEALPGVEVLDRSSVNAYDDKRVAAAIEGTKRKNLIFAGVSLEVCAGFPAVTAVSRGYNAYVAVDASGTFSDTKREVALYRLTQAGVVVSDYATLMVEILGDNSSPKAGAVYQALDMPWAVLVGQVAAAYGK; encoded by the coding sequence ATGAATCATCTCACTTACGAACAGCTGAACGCAGACAACACCGCAGTTATCCTCGTCGACCACCAGGTCGGCCTGTTGACAGGCGTTCGAGACATTTCGACCGGTGAGCTCAAGCACAACGTCGTTGCCCTGGCCAAAGCGGCCAAGGCCTTGGGACTGCCGATCGTTGTGGCGTCCACGGCGGCAAAGAGCATGTGGGGCCCGACGTTTCCCGAGCTGCTCGAGGCGCTGCCGGGCGTCGAGGTCCTCGACCGCTCGTCGGTGAACGCCTACGACGACAAGCGCGTCGCCGCGGCCATCGAGGGTACGAAGCGCAAGAACTTGATCTTCGCTGGTGTGTCACTTGAAGTCTGCGCGGGATTCCCGGCGGTTACCGCCGTATCGCGCGGCTACAACGCCTATGTCGCGGTCGATGCGTCAGGCACCTTCAGCGATACCAAGCGTGAAGTAGCGTTGTATCGCTTGACACAGGCTGGGGTGGTCGTTTCGGATTATGCGACCTTGATGGTTGAAATCCTCGGCGACAACAGCAGCCCGAAGGCCGGCGCCGTCTACCAGGCGCTCGACATGCCGTGGGCCGTTCTGGTCGGCCAAGTCGCTGCCGCGTATGGCAAATAA